TCTGTTAATGTGATGTCAAAGTCTACGTTAATTTCTTGCTAGATGATCCACAAATGCCTGGTCTTATTCCTCTTATCAAAAAAATCCGACCTGAACTTCCTATTGTTTATCGTTCTCATATCGAAATCCGAAGTGACTTGGTTCACGTACCAGGATCTCCCCAGGAAGAGGTCTGGAAATACTTGTGGAACAACATTCAACTTGCGGATCTTTTCATCAGTCAGTCCTCTTCCTTTTTAGGACTCAGTCTTAGTTGACTCTTCAACAGGCCACCCGGTTAGCAAGTTCGTCCCCAGCGATGTGCCCACCGAAAAGCTTGCACTACTCGGCGCTGCAACAGACTGGTATTTATTCCCTTTATTTGAATATCCTATATTTAACGTTGTATGTTTTTATATAGGCTTGATGGCCTCAACAAAGAACTCGACCCGTGGTACGTAAATTTGGCACTTGCTGCATCGTTTTCAGCCTTAAATTGATGTAACTATAGGGATTCTCAATACTACATGGGAGAATTCAGAGCTCTCTGTGCAAAGGAGAAGATGAACGAACTTCGCTGGCCAGAACGCGATTACATCGTACAAGTTGCTCGCTTTGATCCAGCCAAGGGTCTGTCTTAATCACCAACTTTATCTATCAATTTCATTAACAAAGATATCAGGCATCAACAACGTCATCGACTCTTATTACAAATTCCGTAACCTTCTCAAAGAGAAATCCCCTGATCTGTCTGACGAAGAGCACCCTCAACTCTTGCTTTGTGGGCATGGCGCGGTTGATGATCCTGACGCTAGCATTATCTACGATCAAGTCATGCAGCAAGTCAATTCCGAGCCATACAACAAGTATGTTAAGGACATTGTTGTCATGAGGCTCCCTCCGAGCGATCAATGTAAGTTCATCTTCTTTACTGCAGGTTGTGTAATCTCACCGTAGACGGCAGTGTTGAATGCTTTGATGGCCAACTCTAGAATTGCTTTGCAATTGTCAACTCGCGAAGGGTTCGAGGTGAAGGTTTCCGAAGCTCTTCACGCTGGAAAGCCCGTCATTGCCTGTCGCACCGGTGGCATTCCTCTCCAAATTGAAGATGGCAAATCTGGTTATCTGACTACCCCCGGCGATAACGATGCTGTCGCTGGTCACCTCTACGACCTTTACACCGACGTGGAGAAATACAGGGAAATGAGCCAGTACGCGAAAACTCACGTGTCTGACGAGGTGTCGACTGTTGGTAATGCAGCTGCGTGGTTGTACCTTGCCGTGATGTACAACCGTGGTATCAAGATCAAACCCAACGGCGCTTGGTTGAATGATATGTTACGCGCGGAGACAGGAGAAGAATACGTCGAAGGCGAGCCCCGACTGCCTCGCGGTGGTCTAAACATGCAGGGATGATCAGCCTTTTTGCTCTGGTTTAGTATCGACATCTGCTTATAGAAAACGTTGTCCGTCATCTCACTGATCTGTAGAGTAAATTGTAAAACCATACCTTCCAAAATGTATTCCCCTGTGTACAGTCGCAACTGTACAGTCATGATTGTAGATAAATAGATATGAAATTGCTTTGCCTTGTAAAAGCTTCGCGGATTTTGTTTATAATGGCAACGCCCTCATTGCTGAGCGTATTTGATGTTTCCGAAAGGGCACGGGAGTCCGGAACGAAGATGTATTGACTTGAAAGGCCGCTCCCGGAGTTTTCCAGGCTTGAGCTTGAGGCCTCAGGCCTTTGACTTCCTTTTGACCAATCCAAGCCACATGCCTCTGTAGACCCTTTATTCTTTAGGTAGACATATTCCGGGTCACCACATGGCAGTAGATCATAAGCTTCCTTCTTTGCGTCCATCACACAGAGGTTTCCACAAGTTGGGAATGAATTCAAGCAAGAGAGCGCGTTCTCCAGAAGAGGGTGGGGGTGACAGGCCTTCGGTGCGTATGTAGATTTATCTTATATCAATGTTGGAAGCTTATTTTTTTATTAAATGTCTAGAAAAAGCCTACTTTGGCCATAGGTGGAATTACTGACCGTGTCAATGATCGTCATTTGAGCGTGAGCTCAACGAGCAGTAGTCGACAGCCTTCTGAGGATTGGGTGCAACAGACAGGAGGGCTCTCTATCGACAGCCCTCTTTATGCTGCATCTGATCACGACAATTCCTTTGCATCGAGATCTGGACAGAATATTGGGGATGTGGATATGGTGAGGAAGTATTCAAACACTTTGGACCCTTCCCGTTTATTGTTTTGAAGGTCATGGATTCTGAGGAAAGTAACGAAAACGTGCACACAGACTTGGAAAAGCCACAACTTTCTCCTCTCCATATTGTGTCATACCCCCTTTCAAAACCTGAGCAACATATACAAGATCAGCACCCTTCACAGCAAGGTCCAAGTAGCTCCCCTCGACATCAATACTCAACGCGCTATGCTGAAAGGGTGTTTGGTCCGACCGTGCCACCGCTTATAAACGTCGTCCCAGCGACTCCCATTAGTGTTCAACATCCATCACAGCACCGGGTTGATAGCAGTGATAATTCATCTGGATTGATGTTTTCGCTGTCACAACCATCCACTCCACCTCCTTCTGACATTGCGCCAATGTCTGTCTCGCCTGCAGCCTCCTTTGCTCAACTAGGATCCGTAATGTCGCCGAAAAGACGCGTCGTTTTCGGTCCACGATCAAATTGTGAGAAATGCAGAGCTGGTGAACGTCACTTTATACATTACGAATAAACGTCACGGATCCCCAAGGTTAGAAATTTGCTAGACATCGATATTTGATTTATCATTCACCAATTCTCAAATTACCCACCTATTACGcattgctattgctattgctGTTGTCTGCTGTTGTCTACGCACTTGATACCTGTACTAATCGCTGATCACCTAATATCAAAAGCAATATCATTTTTTCCGTTCGAGTTTGCTATCTGTTCATGGCGTTGAAGTTCTTAGTTTCAATTGCGAATACGTCATACTTAACTGTCTTCAATCTTCTGCAGTGCTTGGCACCGGCTTTCGTTATAAGCAATACCAAATACGCCCATCAATCTAATCACGGGATACGTAAAAAAAAGTTAGAGAAATGCAAGTTGTCGAGCGCGCCGACCCCACAAAAGTAATGACCACGACACTTCCTCTCTTCTGGCATCTTTCATCTGCATCCAAGAAGGAACGTATAGATGCTTCAGTAAAACTTGTCGGATCTTTGGAGCAATTTCAAGCTCAATTTACTCAAAAGGTCGCACCAGTATCCTCAGTttctgacgacgaagatgatgcCGACGATACACCAAAATCAGATGGACTTGATTTGCTCAACGCTCAGGACGTGTCCTACTCAATACGGAGGCTTATTAGAGGTCTAGCCAGTTCGAGGGAAAGTAGTAGATTGGGTTTTGCGGTGGCTCTTACCGAGGTGAGTTCACTGTTTAATTGTCATAtactttgatttttgatttgttcatctttttgtctttgatAGCTTCTATCTCGTATAGACACAGTGACATGCTCCCAGATATTGAGTATCATTGTTGAAAGCACCAAACATCAAGGATCCATGACCGGCCAAGAAGAACGCGATGTTATGTTCTCCAAGTTATTTGGCGTCATGTCGGTCATCCAGTCTGGCCTTATTGTACGAACAAAACCTCTTGCTACTTCTGCTTCGTCTTCTACTTCCGCTTCGTCCGCGGAAAGTTATGAGCAAATCATTACTCTCCTCGTTGAACTCGGCGAAAAGAAATCTTGGCTACGGGAGAGTGCTTGGTTTGCCATTAGTTTGGCAGTAAGCGCGTTGCATCAATCTGAAGTTCCTTGGAAGGATACAGCTGTCGATAAAACAGTCCAAATACTCTTCGTCTTAAATACTGTGTGGTCAACGGAGAAGATTGCATTGGCTCTGATACTTCAAGAGTATTATCCCAAACACGACTGGAAAGTAGTCCTCTCACCGCACTTCAAAAGTCCGGATCTATTAAGTTCAGGAAATCTTTTGGTGATTTCGCGAATCTTGAAGGCTAGTCAATCTTAATAATTATTCTCGACTTACTTATTATTTTTTCAGGAATCAACAGCCGACGAAGACGGCTCCAAGGATCCCAGCAAAGCCCCAAGCGGTACTTGGAAACCACAGGTCAATTTTGCTTGGGATATCATTCTCGACCAGTTGTTGCCTGGCCCCAACTCCTCAAAACCTCCCAAAGGTTCTTTTCAAGATTTCTTCAGGATTGTTGTTGATGGTATGCATACCATAACCGATGTGATGCTGGAAGTCAAGAACTAACATTACTGTGAAGAATCACTGTTCTCTTCAACAGCTTCTTCCCAGCGGAAGTACTGGGGTTTCCAGGTGTTCCAGAAGTCTTTGAAGAGGGTATCCGAAGACACCATGCCCATGTTGTTTACGAAAAACTTTATGAGATCGTGGATCAATCATCTCTCTAAAAAAGACCGATACCTGCACAAAATTGCCCAACAAACGGTTAGCTATTCCTCACAAATACTTATGTTCTATATTTATCATTATATGTTCTAGGCTACAGAGGTTCAAACCTTCGTCGAAAGAAAGCCGCAATTAGGCTTTGCACTAATTCTGCAACTCACCGGAGTCAATGGGAGTCAACAATTTGACAAATTGACTAGGACCAAGACCGTCGAGTCTATACTACCATCCCTCGATTCAAAAGGAATTCAAAGTTATATCGACCATCTTCTAGCACAAGTCAACGAACCTGAAAATAGTGGGTGAGTTATGTAAGGACGTCAACTTTCTCCAAGTCACTTAGAGGTCCGCATAGGGTTGATATTGCCGCCACCAATTCACGAAGAGCATGGATCATTGAACAGCTCGGTGGTTTAATTCGAAATGGTAAAATTCCCAAAGAAGATGAATGGGTTCTTTCCGTTTTGAATTGGTATGTTGTCAACGGCCTTTTCGTTATCAAAAAGAAATCATCGAAGAGCCCTATCATTCCGGTCAGTTCAAGCGTCTCTGTCAACTTTCGAAGAGTCATTTATGCCGATTTCAGCTTCGCACGATTCCAAATCCCGTTTTCTCTGACGACCTAAGGCGTAGTTGTCGTGATCGTTTGTTAGCGTGTTTAAGCGACCTCGGCGGTCAGGTAACTGCTATTAAACATGGTGCGCATTCTACATGTCATCCAAACACACTTTACCCTATATCTATCCTACAGACGACAAGGTAACGAGAATCAACGCCGTTGCTTCTGATGGTGAATTCTGGGTTGCAAAAGTTCTATCAACCATCGAGTCACTGGAACAGGATGAAAAGCATGTTGAGGCCATTGTTGAAGTCGATAAAGAGGATGCAGCTCTATTCGCCAAAGCCCACCAAACAATAGCCAAACTACGAAAAGTAAGGATTTCCTGCTCCTGGCCTTTCATGTGTTGATATCATTTTAGGTCTTACATGGTAAATCGGAAGCAGCTCAAGGTGCCGAATTGCTTCTGCTCGGAACTTTATTAGAACGCCGTTGTGTTGGTGAGGACGATGATAACGGGGAGTCCGATTCTCTAGAGGTATGCCTTGCTATTCTTCCATACCTTATCATTGTTGAATGTTGTATAGATATGCATTGAAGCTATTTCGCGCATGCTTCTTTCTGAtaacaagaagaagaagaaaactaAAGAGTCTACAGAGGAATCTGATCACGAGCCAGTCGATGTCCTCGTCGATACAATTATCGGATTCTTAGAGAAGTCAactgcatatatgcgcacaaTCGGCAACCAGGTTTTCGCTTTGCTATCAGGGTCAATCAAGGAATCCACCATTGATCTTATTGTAACGGTCAGTTTGGTGTTTGGTTTTCAACGATTATTTGTATTCAATTGATTTCGTGTGTAGCAATTGGAAAGACGAGATCCATCCCAACTTGcggaagacgatgaagacgatgaagatgacgacatggaagatgttgaggacgaagaaggcGACGAAGAATCAGACTCTGATGAAGACAGCGGACAGGGAGATGAAATTTCTTCAGAGGATggtgacgatgaagaggaccCGGAGCTAAGACGTAAAATCGAGGAAGCCTTAAGGGTGAATGGAATCGAGCCTGCTACTGGTGAAACAGAcagcgaagacgaagaactCATGGATGACGATCAAATGATGGCCATCGACGAGCAATTAGCCCAAGTCTTCCGTAGTCGCGCAAACGAGAGAAAATCAGGCAAAAGTAGGTGTTGACTTCAGGTGGTATCCTAGTGACTTTAATTCACCTCTCAAACAATACAGATCTCGATGTCCAACGGGAGGCCACGCATTTCAAAAATCGTGTTCTCGACCTTGTAGATACATATTTAAAGAAACAACCCTCAAATTCTCTAGTTCTGCGCTTAATCACCCCTCTCATCGATATCGTCTCAACTGCCAGTCAAGATGAAAGGCAGCTGGCAGACAAAGCCCGTGGCATTCTTCGTTCACGTTTTGGAAAGTCAAAAGAAATCCCCACAGACGCCGATATAGAACAACTTTCTCTCGTCGCATCCAACATACACACTCTGGCACGGAAAACACATTCGTCTGACCTCGTTTCCATTCTCAGCCTGTGCAGTGTATACCTCGCCAAAATATTTGTCCATTTGAAATCCGAAAGCGCACTTGTCGAAAATTACAGGCAGTCCCTCGTTGACTTTATTACCCGGAAGAACTCTTCCCTTAACTCTCATTTCTTCCAAGACTTCATACGCCGCTTCCCAGTGCAGGCATGGGCCCTTCGCCAAGATTTTATAAATCTTTGCACGAAGTCGGTCAACACATATCGACAATGCCAACTGTTACAACTCCTTGAACTCCTTATTGGGTTGTTACCTTCAATGGTATGTATAAATTTCAATCTTTAGTTATTTTCAGTATCTTACCGGCTGTAAATAGCCTGAACAGACCGGCGAGGCAGTCACATTTATGCCAATACTGAGACAACTTCTCTTGGAACTCATAACCGATTCTTGTGACGAAAAGGCATCTCTCACGTCGGTTCAGTTGAAAGAAGTATTCAAACTTGCATTGTTATCTGTTAAACAAACCAAGCGTATATCTCCTGCGAAGGTCCAGTCGATATGGGATCATAAATCCTGGATATCTTTGCAATCTAAACTCAAAACTTCTCGCTTCAAAACTTCCCCCGCACTCCACAAGATGTGCGAACAAATTGCCAACTCGATAGGTGCCGCTTCTGAGGAGAATGGGGTTGAAACTGCTGCACCAAAACGGAAGgcagacgacgaggaagtaGAATCAGTTGTTACTAAAACTAACAAACGCAAAAAAACGAAGGGAAACAAGTAATCCAGACTAGATACCACCTCCTTATCTACTTCACATCGTTTGCAGCGCTATTTGTAGTTCCCCTAATGCAGCTTTTGCCATAATACCTTTGTACTCAAAGCATTTTTGTATCAGGTACGGAGTTTTGCATAATCTGATGCTCCAGTTCAGCACGCGCCAAGAAATCTTCAAAAAAACGTACTTATTTCTCCGCATCCGACCTTCCACTTCCTCCTGCATATGTGCAGCACGCTCAGCGGCGACACTCAAgatctcagtaggaatttTGGCAGATCGTGCACATTCGATGCCAAAGGATTCTATACGAGCATGCCCTGTGAATCTCAATGTCTGAAATCTAAGGCAGTGTTTTACCTGTAGCCAAACCCGTAACAAGGCGATAAAGGAATGTGATGTCGCGGGTGCCATCTATCCGCACTTCGGATTCATATCCCATGTGGAGGTTCTGTATGTCACACGGAAATTTCTTTTCCAATCTTGTTGCCAGCAGAGGATAGTGAGTGATAAATAatgttttgcattttttagTTTGTACCAGGTATTGCAATGTCGCATCCGCAATGGCCATCTACAGGAGCATTCAGTAAAACCCTCTGCGTAAAGAGAGCTGTAATCAAATCAGGGAACAAAAAACTTACACCATCAAAAGTTGACGTCCCTCTGCCTAACTCATCTAGGATGACCAAGCTCTTGGAGGTTGCTGTGTGTAAAATTTCACTGGTCTCCGACATCTCAACCATAAACGTCGATCGTCCCCTAGCAAGGGCGTCGGAGGCTGAGGCGCTATGTAAGCAAAATGTAGTGTAGACAGATCAATATACATTCTTTACCTCCCATCCTAGTTAGAATTGAATCGAGAAGACCCATTTTGACAGAGGTGGCAGGTACATAGCTGCCTATCTGTGCCATAAGGGCAATAAGAGCAACCATCCGGACACAAGAACTCTTCCTGTCATTAAAATAGGTTGAGTCTCTATGTTTTGACATCATAATAATGCGCACCCTCCCATATTTGGGCCAGTGATGATCTTTGTTTTACTACTTTCAGCGCCGATTTGGATTGTGTTGGGAATATAGGGATTTTCACTGAATGCTTCAATCATAGGATGACGGCCGTCAATGATCTCGAGAGTATCATAGTCGGTGAATTGCGGTCGAACATAATTTTCTTGAAGAGCCACCTGCGCCAGACTAAGTAAACAATCAGCTGTTGCTAGATTGTTGATGGCATCCCTCATAATGCCATAGTAGTTGTTCGAAATCTCCTTCAAAAACGAGAGGTATGCCTTGTTTGATTCAACCTGGTATAAATCGAGTTAATCATTTACTTTATTGCGATCGAAGGGTGTTAACACTACTTCAAGGATCTCGCGGCATTGTGCACGTTCATCTAATTTGGCCCGTACACTAGGCGGATAGTACCGAGCTAGAGTTTTCGTTCTTGATATTCGTTTAGAGCAATCCTATTATTTATTGCATCTGAATGCTTACTTTGAATGAAGAATCCAATTGTCAGGGATAGGTATTTTGTCGCCTTTCTTGATCACCACCAAATACTGAATGAATAGACATTAGAACGGACGTTCCTAGGGCGGTTATAAAAAGCTTACGTCGTCAGTTGCCACACTTGTCCATTCTAGCGATGGTGTTTTTAACAACTTTCTGACTGATTCAAAGGTCACACAAGAGTTTCGGACATAAACAATATTCGCTTACTGCTTTTCAATTCATCCTTTAACTCTTCGGCTATTGCTGCTAACGCCTAAAAAGCGGGACAGTTAAGACCATTGCGACGCAGAGTCAGTCTGGCACATACTCCTTCCGCATCGCTTATCGCTGGGAACTTTTCAGAGTCGGTCCACATAGAGTTCTTTTTGCCTTCGGCCACCTTCTTGATGTTGATAGCGCCCATCAACTCCGTTATGGCCCCCTTTAGCTTCGGCAGTGAACATATTATTTGTTTTAAAATTGGAGACTTCAAGCCGATATTTTCAGGTTCAATCGTATCATACGCTAACGCAATCTTTTGAAATGCCGGAAGCAGAATGGATAGTTCTTTCGGGGTACACTCAAAAGAATTCGTCAACCTTAAAAAACTTGTATAATTGACTGTGCCTTACCTGCCCATATTGTATCCGACTCAATCCTTTTGCTAAGTCTGGGAGGCCTTTGATCAAATTACGAAGGGTGAGCAACAGATCGTCATAGCTTTCTAGTATCTCTTGTATTGCATTTATCCTTTCCTCTAGTATGCTATCGCAATCTATTATCAGTTTGGACACTGCCGCGGGAAAAGCCACCTACCGTTTGTCTACCAATGGTCTACCTACCCAGCTCCTCAGAAGCCTGGCTCCAAATTTAGTTTTTGTTCGGTCTAAGACCCATATTAAAGAACCATGTGAAGTACAGTCCGTTTCATTACGGTAAATTTCCAGATTGATCAAAGTGTTAGCTGCCAGAAGCATGTGCGCTTTTGTAGTAAATTTGGTGAAAAATCTTGTTTCCAAACAAGCTTCTGCAAGACCGAAGGCCGATAGATATTTAATGGCATGAGCTAGAGCAATCACGACAAGTTCAGGCAAATCAGTGATTTCAGCCATCAATTTCCCTAACAAATGAAATTGTCATTAAATGACACCAAACAGATATAATCAGTGAGGGATTACCAGATGAGAAACTCGTAGAAGCTGCCCCAAATCTGCTCCTGTCTGTGTAGAACCTTGAAACATCCGAAAAAGCATCCGTGTAGTTCGACATTTTTCTGAATCTTTCAATTCGGATTTGATGTCCTGAAGAAGAGAGCCTGGCCTCCCAAGGTCAGTTGGAGAGATCGATGCACAAAATTCAGCGTACCCTGAGAATTGCGACAGCATTTTTTCCGTGGGTTCCGTTAATCCATCATCCGAAATGAGCAATTCTGAAGGTCGTGTGTGTACAAGCCTTGTCTATCTGGTGTTAAGTTATTGCTAATTTTTCTCAGCGAAGGAGACCATACTTCTAGTTCCAATCTCATGATTGTGTCTGATTTTAAGCTATCTCAGAATAACGGCATTGGAAATCCATGCGTGAACCATTTACCATCAAAATTGTCCCAGACGACGTCTCCTGTGCTGGGACATATTGTAATCATCCCGATAGAAACATCAGCTTGGTGGACGTCTTTGCGTTTTTCAATGAGACACATAAATGGTGGCGCGCTGTATCTTTCGTTGTCGTCAACAGAGTCCAATTCTTCAACGTAGCTTTATTACTTCGGTTAGCATCTGGGAGGATGAAGGAAATTCGTATTCTTACGTTGTCGCTGTATATAGCTGTGTGAGTTTACGCTCAAATACACCATTACGATTGTCGCTAATTTTCTTCAATGCAGCAGTTTCAATTTGCTCCACAATCCCCACGCGATATCCTCGAGATATTAGCCTACGAGTATGTGTGCAAAGTTAAGACAAAAAAGGGTAAGAGAACCTTACTACAACATACTTTTTAAGATGGACATCCCGCCGATGCACAGGAACAGATGCGACGAGAAAATTTCGGTCCATGTATGCGACCATACCTAGTTCTTTCCTGGCTATCTATGACTGATAATTAGATTCAG
This Psilocybe cubensis strain MGC-MH-2018 chromosome 3, whole genome shotgun sequence DNA region includes the following protein-coding sequences:
- a CDS encoding rDNA transcriptional regulator pol5, with the protein product MAVDHKLPSLRPSHRGFHKLGMNSSKRARSPEEGGGDRPSKKPTLAIGGITDRVNDRHLSVSSTSSSRQPSEDWVQQTGGLSIDSPLYAASDHDNSFASRSGQNIGDVDMVMDSEESNENVHTDLEKPQLSPLHIVSYPLSKPEQHIQDQHPSQQGPSSSPRHQYSTRYAERVFGPTVPPLINVVPATPISVQHPSQHRVDSSDNSSGLMFSLSQPSTPPPSDIAPMSVSPAASFAQLGSVMSPKRRVVFGPRSNFREMQVVERADPTKVMTTTLPLFWHLSSASKKERIDASVKLVGSLEQFQAQFTQKVAPVSSVSDDEDDADDTPKSDGLDLLNAQDVSYSIRRLIRGLASSRESSRLGFAVALTELLSRIDTVTCSQILSIIVESTKHQGSMTGQEERDVMFSKLFGVMSVIQSGLIVRTKPLATSASSSTSASSAESYEQIITLLVELGEKKSWLRESAWFAISLAVSALHQSEVPWKDTAVDKTVQILFVLNTVWSTEKIALALILQEYYPKHDWKVVLSPHFKSPDLLSSGNLLESTADEDGSKDPSKAPSGTWKPQVNFAWDIILDQLLPGPNSSKPPKGSFQDFFRIVVDESLFSSTASSQRKYWGFQVFQKSLKRVSEDTMPMLFTKNFMRSWINHLSKKDRYLHKIAQQTATEVQTFVERKPQLGFALILQLTGVNGSQQFDKLTRTKTVESILPSLDSKGIQSYIDHLLAQVNEPENSGVDIAATNSRRAWIIEQLGGLIRNGKIPKEDEWVLSVLNWYVVNGLFVIKKKSSKSPIIPLRTIPNPVFSDDLRRSCRDRLLACLSDLGGQVTAIKHDDKVTRINAVASDGEFWVAKVLSTIESLEQDEKHVEAIVEVDKEDAALFAKAHQTIAKLRKVLHGKSEAAQGAELLLLGTLLERRCVGEDDDNGESDSLEICIEAISRMLLSDNKKKKKTKESTEESDHEPVDVLVDTIIGFLEKSTAYMRTIGNQVFALLSGSIKESTIDLIVTQLERRDPSQLAEDDEDDEDDDMEDVEDEEGDEESDSDEDSGQGDEISSEDGDDEEDPELRRKIEEALRVNGIEPATGETDSEDEELMDDDQMMAIDEQLAQVFRSRANERKSGKNLDVQREATHFKNRVLDLVDTYLKKQPSNSLVLRLITPLIDIVSTASQDERQLADKARGILRSRFGKSKEIPTDADIEQLSLVASNIHTLARKTHSSDLVSILSLCSVYLAKIFVHLKSESALVENYRQSLVDFITRKNSSLNSHFFQDFIRRFPVQAWALRQDFINLCTKSVNTYRQCQLLQLLELLIGLLPSMPEQTGEAVTFMPILRQLLLELITDSCDEKASLTSVQLKEVFKLALLSVKQTKRISPAKVQSIWDHKSWISLQSKLKTSRFKTSPALHKMCEQIANSIGAASEENGVETAAPKRKADDEEVESVVTKTNKRKKTKGNK
- a CDS encoding DNA mismatch repair protein MSH3, with product MSSNVPHGSASQSTLSAYFKSPPTVVPPRKGKRSSSPIDLTGDDEQDERQSKRARLTGKSLASSFPSSLSNSTSGLVESWRFSPEKPRKVDSSNQRTTFEKERHEAFKKKLLNDNSIFLERETESHDLVDDYGDRENDAKEVQHDEAGFPSGFKELISHSVKGKSKEKGKSAKRPKTIVELGPSGETYTSLEKQLKKDNAGTLLMVEVGYKYKFFGNDAEASCTYARKELGMVAYMDRNFLVASVPVHRRDVHLKKLISRGYRVGIVEQIETAALKKISDNRNGVFERKLTQLYTATTYVEELDSVDDNERYSAPPFMCLIEKRKDVHQADVSIGMITICPSTGDVVWDNFDDTIMRLELETRLVHTRPSELLISDDGLTEPTEKMLSQFSGLSSSGHQIRIERFRKMSNYTDAFSDVSRFYTDRSRFGAASTSFSSGKLMAEITDLPELVVIALAHAIKYLSAFGLAEACLETRFFTKFTTKAHMLLAANTLINLEIYRNETDCTSHGSLIWVLDRTKTKFGARLLRSWVGRPLVDKRILEERINAIQEILESYDDLLLTLRNLIKGLPDLAKGLSRIQYGQCTPKELSILLPAFQKIALAYDTIEPENIGLKSPILKQIICSLPKLKGAITELMGAINIKKVAEGKKNSMWTDSEKFPAISDAEGALAAIAEELKDELKSIRKLLKTPSLEWTSVATDDYLVVIKKGDKIPIPDNWILHSKTKTLARYYPPSVRAKLDERAQCREILEVESNKAYLSFLKEISNNYYGIMRDAINNLATADCLLSLAQVALQENYVRPQFTDYDTLEIIDGRHPMIEAFSENPYIPNTIQIGAESSKTKIITGPNMGGKSSCVRMVALIALMAQIGSYVPATSVKMGLLDSILTRMGASDALARGRSTFMVEMSETSEILHTATSKSLVILDELGRGTSTFDGMAIADATLQYLVQTKKCKTLFITHYPLLATRLEKKFPCDIQNLHMGYESEVRIDGTRDITFLYRLVTGLATESFGIECARSAKIPTEILSVAAERAAHMQEEVEGRMRRNKLCKTPYLIQKCFEYKGIMAKAALGELQIALQTM